The genomic region GTTAATAATTAGGAGCATTGTGATATTAGATCTATCAATGGATGTTTAGTTGTTAAGACAAAAAGATTGATATCTAAGCAATACATGATAGTATCTTTATCTTTCTTTGGTTACTATATCCTAAAGTGAGAAAAGAACTTACCTTATATAATTATgaacataattgataaatttgatagaaaacaaaaaaattattgggAACAACTATTTTAAATCTAATTATACTCCAAGACAGCAATGATATTGAAGCATCGATCATcataactaaaaaatttataCAACCTCACACTTATATTGAAGTCAGAGTAAATAATTTAACTATCCTCTCAACAATACACTATTACCAAGACATTTGTTCTGGCAAAAGATACTGAAACATAACCCCTATCTATTACAACAAATAAAACAAGTAATAtatcaaaaattttatttattcaaaatatcatttttattgCTCATTTATATTCTTTATTGATTATAGGAACTAACTTCACCAACTAACTTCACCAACACTAGTTTCATTAGACCTAGATGATACATAAATTAAGAGattaaagagaaagaaaactAAACGAATCTAAGACACATCTTCAAATAAAGAATATATATACAGAGATGGAATAAAAAAAGGACAATAGATCAGAAAATGTATGCAAGTCAATAGTTCAGAAACATCATGTCTctaccaaggttctgaaaatcgaaccggtcatcgaaccgcTTTAATTATTGGTTTATTAGTTCAATTGGTTTGATCGTAGTTGAACCGAAAAAATCGTTTTTGttttatgaaaataataaataaaatataaataaacacattaaaacataattatagtctaatataaacctTAAAATATTATCCAAATTAAAGTACTACATAAATTAGAATGTTATGATCTTATTCAAGTACAAACTCaaaaagtcaaataacaaaataagacaaccaaaaataaaatgccaacatccaaacttatcatcaatcatcaaaatccacTATAAATCATAATGTTATTGATACTAATGCTGCATGCCATTAATTCTGGATGGAGTCATAAATTAAGGAATGGAATAATATATATTATCCGGCTTTCAGTTTGCTTATTGATTCCATAATATATATCTGTTCACAAAGGGAAATTACAATCCAGTGAATCCACAAAGACCTCAAACTTGTCAAGTTTCAAAAATTTAACAGCAGCAATTCGATCTCCAGCAGCACATCACTAGGCAAAGAAATCACAAAATCCTACATAACTGAAATAAAAAATCATGAAGACAGTCACCATTTAAGCATAATTAAATCAcaaaatagtaaaacaaacacaaacacacacaAAACAGCAGTAATTTCAGTTTCCAGCAGCACATCACTATGCAAAGAAATCACAAAACACAAAACATCAGCACAACAATAGCATAGCAGAACATATGCTGAATTAACTAACTTAACAATCTAAGCACAATTAAGCCCAAAGCATAGTTTTAATTGACTTAATTAAATACAAAAATGCTCAGCAATGAACAACAGAGAGCCAAAAAAGCATAGCACAGCAGCGAAGAAGACACAAACCAGGGTACAACACAGCATAGCAGTAGTGAGCAGAGCCATTCAATAATCAATATAATTTGATAATTTATGAACTAAAAAACAAACACGAAAAGCAGGCACTAGTAGTGAGCTATGTGATACAAGTATTCCTTTAGGCAATGAGTACAATCAAGAAACTTTAACAAAATTTAACAGCAGAAAAAATAAAAGCATGTACAAACCAGTATCAATTTATCATCAATCAGTAGGAGGATTGGCGTTGGGGGAATGGAAGGGCCTTCGAGCACCATGAAATAAGAGGATTGAAGAACGATCACGATGAACCAAGCGGTGACAGTGCGACCAACGGGGGCGCGATGGAGGCTAGGGTTGTGTTTTGGGGAGAAATAATGAGAGTATGTATGAGACTGAGGAATTAGGAATGGGGCTTGAGACAGGGGCAAGGGCTTCAGGTCACTCAGGACGACACTGCCCGACGGCAAGGAGTGGTGGCGGTGGCTGCGATTTCCACGGCTGACTTCGACGGAAAGGGCTGTGCGAATCTCCAAGCTGGCTCCACGAACTTCCGATGGTGAGTGACTTCGATGGAGGTGTTGCGACGGGCGGCGATGGCTCGAGGTAGAGACTGCATGCATGGCCACTGAGTGCGAGAGGCGAGAGTGGAGGGCTGCAGGGTGGAGGCTCGAGAGTGGTGTTTGAGTGAACTGAAGAGTGAGGACCGAAGACTGAAGGCTAGGGTTAGTTTCTGGATCAAAACGCAGCGTTTTTGAAACCGGTCGGATCACAGTTCGGTTCGAACGATTGGTTCTCGGCCGGTTCGACAGTTCAATTTCGGTTCTTAAATTTGGCGGTTTTGCCTTCTGTCCGAACCGTATTTGTTAACGGTTTTCGGTTCGACCGGTCGGTTCAAATCGATTTTTAGAACATTGGTCTCTACAAGAATATATGACcggaagaaaaaagaaataactCTAACAACAACCGAAAATAAAAAAGGAAGACAAACATCATATAAAAAGACTAAATCcatcaaaaacaataaaaataaaaatataactttGTACAATTTCAATATTAAACACTTTTgtattacaaaatattttaaataaaaaatacatcaaatttaatattaatttatatatattttaattaatttttaaataatataatatttgttAAAATATATTATGTATACTATAATTAATTTATCAACCACCCATCACACGAATCTCACTCGCTCTAGTAtatcataaaaattgattcaaAGGAAAAATCTTCCACACACAAACTATTAAACACAGTATAAAGTTAACTAAGTCACTAACGAATTTAAAGAACCCTCACAAGTTACAACTATATAAAAGAAAATCCACATTTATTGTTCTATACTTAAGACTATAAGAAAATAtacgataattttattttaaatgataatttctttttcatattaattatttaatattttattctaaaacaaaTAGTTATAATTATGCTATGATTGGTTCAAAGCATCACGTTAATAAAAATTTAGTACAATTAAGAATACATTTTCCATTTCTATATAGATATTTTATCATGATGTTAATAAAAAACTTTAGTACAACTAATAATATTTGCATGGATTTAGTTTTTGTGTATTAATAATCTTAAATACAATATTAGTCTTTTATTGTATCTCTAAATCTGATAAAATTCTTCGAAAAAATTGAACCAAAATGAAaaaattcaatctcattatataCTTTACTTTCATATTTAATTTTCTGGCAGatgtaaaaaatataaaagagatgAAATTTAAACTTAACTTATAAGCCTCTTTGAACACAATTGCTCAACTAAAATTTgagctcctcctaagaaaataAATTTTACGCATATTCCATTAGATTGGTCATAGTATATGAGTAGATCTAATCATCCTTCAGTAAAATAGAGTTTATTGTCTCTTCGTTAAACTCTTACattcatttaattaaaaatcaaatcagTAAATATAATTTGAGGTGGTATTTAATAGATGTAATATACTCTAAACGATTGCGACAAGCACTCCATAGAGAAGTGTTGAGGTTGGATAAGTTTTTCTTCACTAAGTCCATGTCAATTCCTAATTTGACAAGCCGGATTGAATAGAACTTGTCAGGAAGCCAGAGAAGCAGGCTAGACAGAAGGAAAATTCTTTGTTAGAGGCCGTTGATAATCGCGATGTAAGAttagatgaaaaaaaataattttgaacaAAAACAATCATCAAATGAACAAAAGAATAAGAATATCACTACATTAATAAAAGattgaaaaatattataatttataccttaaaaaaattaatttcaataaaaaaaatacatatatttttACTCTAtgaagtaataaaaaaataaaaataaattaaaaaattaaataaaagatttTAACTCTAAAACTTATACTCATAACcgataaaaaaaatactatatataacATTGAAtcatatgaaaattaataataaaaattgggCAGAGAGAATTGGACACACACATATTTTCTTAAAACATTATTCACGTAAATCTTATTAGTTATGTAGATACATCTATTAACACTAAATGGACAAATCCTAGTTCATGAAAAAATTAATTGTCTATTTTCATTAAAATTGACTCATAAAAATTTGAGCAATGtttatcatttttattaattattaaatgtaTAAAAATCTAATCAGCATTTGCATATCCCACTAATAAAAATTTAACACTATACAAACATgaatatttcttttttaattattaaaatatatctaataaacaaattaaaataattagattTCACTATTATATTttgtttgttaatttttattaggCAATAAATACAACAACTATAAATACGTTCTTATGAAGTACGAATATTTTACTGAGTTGTCGTGTGTGTATTTTGGACACGCACATTTTAAACATGACACTCACTGACACTCATCTGATACAAGTATTTGTTATGTCCAATCTTgtcttattaaaaaaaataaaaaattcttcttcaGACACGcttggacacacttaaatatcaTCATGTGTGAGTgtgtccaatcttattcttaatatatattattgaaataaatttagatatagtatatattattatttattaaaacaaaaaatattttaaatacttgatataatttaaataagacattaaaaataattaaaaaaatttattttatattttaatatcaataaaatatcaaaatatcaatacgatttatctaaaaaatattttaattttatatctaTGCGTATCCTcgtatcttataaaattttaaaattcgcgtgtcgtaTTCCGTATCGTGTAAGTGTGGGTACATCATAGAAACGTTCATATATAAATTTAATGACAATAAATGTATATCATTTATTAGgtgtattaaattttaatcatTGAAACCAATTTGATAGTTATAATTAAATCTATTTTTACATTCTCATCATAACATACACTCCATATATATAGGTGGTGTCTAAATTAGTAATTACAGTGACTTAAAAAAttgttataataataataataataataataataatggtcaGAATGTTAAAAAGACCAACAGTGAGTAGAAACAATTTTTTTAGAAGTTTaactaaaattgttcaatttAACATGAacctaaactaaaaaaaattagatgaataacaaaaaaataaaatgaaaaataacaataatttttCCATCCAATATTCTACGTATTGTatttaaataacataaaaaaatattctaaCGAAAAACAAGAAGCAACATTGTTGTAAAGTTTAATATCTATCTCATAAGGATAATTTTATGGTACTAATAAATTATtgtctaatttaatttattttttttagtaaatcttggttttttaaaaattatttatttttatatttttaaaattaaatattaattttNNNNNNNNNNNNNNNNNNNNNNNNNNNNNNNNNNNNNNNNNNNNNNNNNNNNNNNNNNNNNNNNNNNNNNNNNatcataatgatattttgatatttttatattaaaatataaattaaaatttttaattatttttaaaatcttattttaattatatcaaatatttaatatttttttgttttaataaataataatatatactatatctaaatttattttaaaaatatatgttaagaataagactgaatATGTTAACATGTGAtaatatttaagtgtgtccaagcgtatccgaaaaaaaaattttattttttattaaaacacacGGTTGTACACAATAAACACGCATATCGAATGAACGTCGATAAATATCGTATCTACAATATATCCAACATACAAATATGATAACTTAACAAAATATGGATACTtcgtaataattaattaataacaaaaaataataaattctaaccTCCCTCTAATATTTTTCATTCCGAAATATGCTGAAGAAGGTATTTAATTTGGTGTGTTATAATTAAGGGAAAAGAGAGAAGCGGGTGTCCACTGTCCAATGTCCTGCCTCGCCAATGCCCTGCACATATCAGGCAGTCTGGACATTAAATTTAATGTTCAAGCCACGTTTATTGGCAGGCAAAACGGGTTAGCCCAACTGAGCCAAAATTGCTTCTTCGTACCTTGTTAGTATGATTGTTCAAAATGCGAATTACTTCTGATAATAAAACTTGGATATCGGTCGTTTTAATTTATtccagaaaaaagaaaataatttaaaTCATTTTCAAGGAGAAATTGAGATAACTCGCTTAGATATGTCAATCAATCTAAAATGTGTTTACAAGAAAGTGCTTGAAAATTCTGAAACATATTAGCTTAGCACTTTTTATcctttaaaaaaattgataaactaCTAGAATTGTTCCTGATCTTTAATAAAATATCTCAATTTTGTTAACagaaaaaaatcttaaaatattttaagcggaaaaaatattttaaaaatcaaattttgatgtaattttttataaatataattaaaaaataagatattttattctaaaaattcACAATATTTTATCTGAAGGccaaaaatacttttaaaaattgaaaaagttttAGAGAACAAATTTTATTTAGTCTAGTTTTGTATTtgctttttaaataattttatctaaattcctataaaattttaaatcaaatacaTAAATAGTTTGTCAAATACAAAAATCGATTTTTACGTATAAAAAATTActattcttttctattatttttatgatactttaaaatattttgaaattatttttatcgtattttataatatttttgagAATAATTTTTGTGGTTATTAATTAAGAATAGAGAATATTTTTATTATGAGTGTTTTAAAAAGTTGGAGACGACTTTGGTATTatagtaaagaaaaaaaaaatggtcAAATCCAACATGTAAAGTAAGCATGATGACCGATAAATTTAAAGAAGAATGACAATTATGAAAATAGGTTGTCCAAACTTTATTTTGAAACCAGGGATTATATGAACCCTATAGCTTATTTGTCTCTGGATTCGGACATACAATGATATACCAACATATCAACTAAATAACGATAATGGCATCATAGCATAGCTATGAAATATATCTCATGAAACTATCAATATGGTGTCTCAGTTGAAGAAGATGGTGAGGATGGTCCAGAAGATGGTGACTTATTCTCCTTGGGAACATATTTTCTAGCCCAAACATGCTTGCCATTAATGGCGAATTTCACTTTTCCTGCACCTTCAAGGAAGGTATCAATGGTGTTCATGGCCTCCGGGCGAACCACCATGCGAGCAAACAATGGTTGCTCCAGCGATTGAACATCTTGCATATGAAGTGATTCAATGATATCTCCATGTGCTCTGTTAATATGGAAAGAATgtgaaacaaaaacaaaaatactaaCATCATATATCATGAAGTATAATATATATGAAAAACTTTTATCatcaaatataataataaaaattcccCCCTTTCTGGGAATTAATAACAACGAATTTATATAACTTTTCAtaatctttttctttctattttcataAATCTTTGTATAAATCTTATAATCCTATGTTTTGTTCACTtaaatgtatataaatatacCGCTGTAAATTTAGGATATACTTGTGTTTGATTGTTGAAATAATAATGTAGCTCTTGAATTGTCCAAATTTTTCACCAAAAGAAAATGTTAGCTGCTAGCCTTATTTCCAAGAGGTACAGTGCtaataaaattagtgaaattctatccttctttgaagaagaaaaaatttatCCATAATAATAANNNNNNNNNNNNNNNNNNNNNNNNNNNNNNNNNNNNNNNNNNNNNNNNNNNNNNNNNNNNNNNNNNNNNNNNNNNNNNNNNNNNNNNNNNNNNNNNNNNNNNNNNNNNNNNNNNNNNNNNNNNNNNNNNNNNNNNNNNNNNNNNNNNNNNNNNNNNNNNNNNNNNNNNNNNNNNNNNNNNNNNNNNNNNNNNNNNNNNNNNNNNNNNNNNNNNNNNNNNNNNNNNNNNNNNNNNNNNNNNNNNNNNNNNNNNNNNNNNNNNNNNNNNNNNNNNNNNNNNNNNNNNNNNNNNNNNNNNNNNNNNNNNNNNNNNNNNNNNNNNNNNNNNNNNNNNNNNNNNNNNNNNNNNNNNNNNNNNNNNNNNNNNNNNNNNNNNNNNNNNNNNNNNNNNNNNNNNNNNNNNNNNNNNNNNNNNNNNNNNNNNNNNNNNNNNNNNNNNNNNNNNNNNNNNNNttaatatcaataaaatatcaaaatatcattataatttatttaaaatataaatttataaaattttaaaatgcaTGTATTCACTATTCACATATCTTGTATCTTCTCGTGTCTGGTGTCCATCATTGCATTATAGATGCGAAGGAATGAAAAGCAAATGATGGAAAATTATGAAATATGACATAGGATTGCAGTGTTAGAGTAATCAAATAATTTCTGATAGAAAAAAAGAGTAGTGAGCATAATGGAATAAAAAACAACCTTGTGAAAAATTCACGAACTTCAGATTCAGAAATAGGGTATCCTTTGGAGAAAGTCATGAAGATAGTCCTATCATCTGCAGCAGGCACTTGTCTCATCTCGTTAGAAGTGGCAGCGTTAGTAGTAGTGAGATGTAGCTTGGCCAAGATCTCTTTGAATTCTTGATTGAACTGATCATCATTTCTAGCAGAAGAGTTAGCACCGCCACTGATCCAAGCAGGAGGAGAAGGAGCATAGTACATCATTGGGGGATGCAAATAAGCATTCGAAATCATGGATTTTCTAGCATTCTCGTAATGAACTTGCTGGATTATGTCAGTGAAAGCCCTCAAGCAAACATCGTTAAGCAACTTAGTGACACCAGGGATGACCTCCATGCGG from Arachis ipaensis cultivar K30076 chromosome B02, Araip1.1, whole genome shotgun sequence harbors:
- the LOC107628314 gene encoding uncharacterized protein LOC107628314; amino-acid sequence: MVYSSCLPPKDPGANIVVSKEEFNLFHNIDRQLFTRLVVGLGRDTSESAHVMSFIMWLERKCKDLRMVSNLLNWPDNLLNDLADEVALALNCIESPQFPYSHDKILPLVHNITRGTISLLYLHEIRMEVIPGVTKLLNDVCLRAFTDIIQQVHYENARKSMISNAYLHPPMMYYAPSPPAWISGGANSSARNDDQFNQEFKEILAKLHLTTTNAATSNEMRQVPAADDRTIFMTFSKGYPISESEVREFFTRAHGDIIESLHMQDVQSLEQPLFARMVVRPEAMNTIDTFLEGAGKVKFAINGKHVWARKYVPKENKSPSSGPSSPSSSTETPY
- the LOC110269220 gene encoding uncharacterized protein LOC110269220 — its product is MHAVSTSSHRRPSQHLHRSHSPSEVRGASLEIRTALSVEVSRGNRSHRHHSLPSGSVVLSDLKPLPLSQAPFLIPQSHTYSHYFSPKHNPSLHRAPVGRTVTAWFIVIVLQSSYFMVLEGPSIPPTPILLLIDDKLILLCRIL